The following are encoded together in the Tripterygium wilfordii isolate XIE 37 chromosome 18, ASM1340144v1, whole genome shotgun sequence genome:
- the LOC119983602 gene encoding putative 4-hydroxy-4-methyl-2-oxoglutarate aldolase 3, giving the protein MAAMATAEACDSNAALLVSGDLRVLQPIFQIYGQPRVFSGPIVTVKVFEDNVFVRELLETRGEGRVLVIDGGGSMRCALVGGNLGQLAQNMGWSGIVVNGCIRDVDEINACDVGVRALASNPLKSNKKGIGEKHVPVYIAGTFIHDGEWLYADSDGILVSKSELSI; this is encoded by the coding sequence ATGGCAGCAATGGCAACTGCTGAAGCCTGTGATTCAAATGCAGCACTTCTGGTAAGCGGCGACTTGCGTGTTCTGCAACCAATCTTCCAGATTTATGGCCAGCCTCGAGTGTTCTCGGGTCCCATTGTCACCGTTAAAGTGTTCGAGGACAACGTATTCGTGAGGGAGCTTCTTGAAACTCGAGGCGAAGGAAGAGTTCTTGTCATCGATGGCGGAGGAAGCATGAGATGTGCTTTGGTTGGAGGCAATTTAGGACAGCTAGCGCAGAATATGGGGTGGTCTGGTATTGTAGTGAATGGCTGCATTAGAGACGTAGATGAGATTAATGCATGTGATGTTGGGGTGCGAGCATTAGCATCTAATCCCCTGAAATCTAACAAGAAAGGCATCGGTGAGAAGCATGTCCCTGTTTATATAGCTGGAACCTTTATTCACGACGGGGAGTGGTTGTATGCTGATAGTGATGGCATTCTGGTCTCAAAATCAGAACTTTCTATCTGA